The window TCAGGTCAAGCGCTGTCCATTCCACAAAGAATTGGGTATTGGCGCGGACGTTTTGCTGATACAGGGTGTGCAGCATGGCGTGACCGGTACGGTCTGCCACGGCACAAGCACGTTCTACGGCGCGTTTGCCATGTTCGGCGGTGTGTCCGCCAAAGGGACGCTGGTAAATTTTGCCGCTTTCCACGCGGTCAAACGGCATGCCCATGTGTTCCAGCTCAATCACGGCTTCGGGTGCGCGGCGGCACATAAATTCAATCGCGTCTTGGTCACCCAGCCAGTCCGAACCTTTTACGGTGTCATACATGTGCCAGTCCCAACGGTCTTCCTGAACATTGCCCAAAGAAGCGGAAATACCGCCCTGCGCCGCCACGGTGTGCGAACGGGTGGGGAATACTTTTGACAAAACGGCGGTGTTCAAACCTGCCTGCGACAATTGCAATGCGGCACGCAAACCCGCGCCGCCGCCGCCAACAATCACGGCATCAAATTTTCGGATTGGAAAAGTCATGTTTTACCCCCAAAGCACATAGAACGAATACACGGTGCAGCCCACCAGCCACACGATGGTGGCAGATTGCAGCAGCAAACGCAGCCCGAAGGGTTTGATATAGTCCATCCACAGGTCGCGCATACCCACCCAAGCGTGTAAAAACAACGCGATAAAGGTGGTTTGGGTAAAGACTTTCACCCAAGTTTTGTCAAAAAATGCCTTCCATTCGGTGTAATCGTCCGCACCGAGCAGTCCCAGCAGAAAAAAGAAGAAAATCACGGCGTAAATCAGCATTACCACGGCAGTGATGCGCTGCATCGCCCAATCGCGCAAACCGTAGTGTGCGCCGGTCAGTTTGCGGTCTACCATAAGAAAATCCCCAAAATAAAGGCAGAAACAGCACCGCCAATCAATACCATGCGTGCGGTTTTACGCGCGGTTTGCAAATCGGTGCCGATGTGGGCGTCCAACAGCAAAAAGCGTACGCCTGCCAGCAGGTGGTGCATCAACGCCCACAATACGCCCCACAAAATCAGCTTAATCAGGAAATTATCTGCCCATCTTTTGTAGTCGTCAAAAGTATCGCCGCTGCTGAGCGAACCGCCGAGCAATGCCAGCAACACGGGCAGCAGGACAAACAGGGCAACGCCCGTTACGCGGTGCAGAATCGAAACAATCCCCGGAATGGGCAGACTTTTGGTCAAAATCTGCAAATCCAGAAAGACGGGGCGTTTCGTCCGCAGTTCTTTTTCTGTTTGCATGGTTGTGTTCCTTCTCGTTAGAGAATGCAGAGTTATTGAAATCAAAATCGGGCAACTTCCCCGATTCCGCTAAAAACGGGTAAAACTGCCGCAGGGCATAATTTACCCTTTTTGGCGCGTGTTGAACAGTCTTTTTTGGCAAAAAACGGCATGAAATTAAACAACAAATTACCAAAACATGGAAACGGGTTGTAAACAAATACAAACAAATTTTTGCAAAAACAAACCATTACAAACACAGCGGTTGCAGCAAACGGAAACGCCTGCCGCAACCGCATTTACCCTTACAGCACTTTGGCAATGCTTTCACACAAATAGCGGATATTGTCGGCGGTGATGCCCGCCACATTGATGCGTCCCGAACGCACGGCGTAAATGGCAAACTCTTCTTTCAAGCGGTCCACCTGCTCGGGCGACAAACCGCTAAACGAGAACATGCCGTTTTGTTGCACGATAAAGCTGAAATCACGGTTTGCACCGCATTCTTTTAACAACTCAACCATTTGACCGCGCATGGTTTTGATGCGGTCGCGCATTTGCGCCAGCTCTGCCAGCCATTGCGCTTTTAATTCGGCATCTTGCAACACCAGCGCCACCGTTGCCGCGCCGTGGGCAGAGGGGTTGGAATACAGGGTGCGGATAATGGCTTTGATTTGGGTAAAGGCGCGTTCTGCGGTTTCGGCATCGGCAGCCACCAAGGTAAACGCGCCCACGCGCTCGCTGTACAAACCGAAGTTTTTAGAATAAGAACTGGCAACCAGCAATTCAGGATTGTGTTCGGCAAACACGCGCAAACCGTAGGCATCTTCATCTACACCGTTGGCAAAGCCTTGATACGCCAAGTCAAACAGCGGCAGCCAGCCTTTTTCTGCCGACATTTTTGCCAGTTGTTGCCATTGTTCGGGCGTGGGGTCAATGCCTGTGGGGTTATGGCAGCAGCCGTGTAACAATACAACATCGCCTGCCTGCGCTTGCGCCAAATCTTCAATCATGCCGTCCCAGTCCAAGCCGTTGGCGGCTTTGTCGTAGTAGCGGTAATCACGAATGGACACGCCTGCGGCGGCAAAAATGGCGTTGTGGTTGGGCCAGCTGGGGGCGGAAATCCACACGTTTTTGGCGGAAGTTTGGTTTTTGACAAACTCGGCGGCAATCCGCAACGCGCCCGTTCCGCCCAAACTTTGTGCGGTTTTGGCGCGTTTGGCAGCCAGCACGGGGCTGTTTTCGCCAAACAGCAGTTTTTGGGTTTCGGTGTTGTACGCCGCCAAGCCGTCAATCGGCAGGTAGTTTTTGTCTGCTTCCTGCGCCAGCAAACGGGTTTCGGCGGTTTTCACCGATGCCAGAATCGGGGTTTGTCCTTGCGCGTCTTTGTACACGCCGATGCCCAAATTCACTTTCAGGCTGCGCGGGTCGGCTTTAAAGGCTTCGCCCAAGCCCAAAATCGGGTCGGCGGCGGCGGCGGTGATGTGCTCAAAAAACATGGTAAACACCTTTTACAGTCGGGTTGTGGAAAACAGGCGTGTTTATACGCCCCTACACGGTGCTTGGCAAGCCGAAATCCACCCGCATGTTAAGCAAACTGCGCCTGCGCCGCTTCCAAACTTTCCTGTTGCACCAGCCAATCTTCTTCACATTGCGCCAATTCGCTTTTTGCCTGCGCCGCTTCTGCCAATGCCTGCTGCAAAGCGGCTTTATTTTCGGGCAGATAGGCATTTTCGTCTGCCAAAAAGTTTTCTGCTGCCTGCAAACGGGTTTGCGCCTGCGCCATCTGCGCTTCAATACGGGCGATTTCACGCTCAATCGGTTTGCACACACGGGCGCGTTCGGCGCGGATTTCCGCTTCGCGGCGTTTTTCCGCTTTGCGGTTGTTGCTGTTGGCAACGGGCGCGGCGGTTTGGGCGTTTTCTGCCTGCTGCTGCGCCAAACGGTAACGGCGGTAGTCTTCCAAATCGCCGTCAAACACCGTTACCCTACCGTCCTGCACCAGTAAAAAACGGTCGGTAACCGCTTCCAACAAACTGCGGTCGTGGCTTACCAGCACCAACGCGCCCTCAAAACCCTGCAATGCCGTGGTCAGCGCGTGGCGCATGTCCAAATCCAAATGGTTGGTGGGTTCGTCCAACAGCAGCAGATTGGGCTTTTGCCACACCAGCAGCGCCAATGCCAAACGCGCTTTTTCGCCACCCGAAAACGGCTCAATCGGCGCAAGTGCCATGTCGCCAACAAAATCAAATCCACCCAGAAAGTTACGGATATCCTGCTCTTTGGCATCGGGGCTGAGGCGGCGGATGTGCCACACGGGGCTTTGGTCGCCACGCAACTGCTCTAACTGGTGCTGGGCGAAATAACCGATACACAGCTTGTCGGCGCGGATAATGCTGCCGTTTTGCGGAAGCAAATCGCCAGACAAAGCTTTGATAAAAGTGGATTTACCCGAACCATTTACGCCCAACAGCCCGTAACGTGCGCCGTTTTCCAGCGACAAATCCACTTGATGTAAAACGGTTTTTCCCGCATAGCCCAAATCGGCGCGTTCCAAGCGCAATTGCGGATTGGGCAGGTGTTCGGGCGCGGAAAAACTGAAATAAAACTGGCTGTCCATGTGGGCAGGGGCAATTTTTTCCAGTTTTTCTAAAGCCTTGATGCGGCTTTGCGCTTGGGCGGCTTTGGTGGCTTTGGCTTTAAAACGGTCAATAAACGATTGTAAATGCTTGATGTGTGCCTGTTGTTTGGCGTAGGCGGATTGTTGTTGCGCCAGCCTTTGGGCGCGTTCTTGCAGATAGTAATCGTAATTGCCACCGTAGCCGTGCAGTTTCTGCCCCGACAATTCCACGGTGTAATCGGTTACGGCGTTAAGAAAATCACGGTCGTGGGAAATCACGATTTGGGTGTTGGGCAATTCGACAAGATAGTTTTCCAGCCACAATACGGCTTCCAAATCCAAGTGGTTGGTGGGTTCGTCCAATAGCAGCAAATCGGCGCGACACATCAAGGCTTGCGCAAGGTTTAAACGCATGCGCCAGCCACCCGAAAAACTTTTTACGGGCTGTTGCTGTTCGTCTTGCGAAAAACCCAATCCGCTTAATAATTTGGCGGCGCGGGATTCGGCGGTGTAGGCATCGGCTTCTTCCAACTTGGCGTGGAATTCCGCCATTTTCAAGCCGTCGTCTGCCTGTTCCGCCGCTGCCAAACCTTGCAACAGGGTTTGCAGTTCGCCATCACCCTGCAACACATAATCCAAGGCGCGAATGTCCAGCGCGGGGGTTTCCTGCGCCACAGCAGCGATGCGCCAGTGTTTCGGTAACGATACTTCGCCGCTGTCGGCAGCCAGTTCGCCGCGAATCAGGGCAAACAGGCTGGATTTACCTGTGCCGTTGCGCCCCACCAAACCGACACGGCGGCGCGGGGCAAGAGTGAGTTCGGCTTGTTGCAGCAACACTTTATCGCCACGTTGCAGGTTTAATTGACGGATTTCAATCATAATGATGTTTCTCTTGATAAGCGCGTTGGACGGGGTGCATGGCGGCGGTGCGGGCTTGGTCAATGGCAGCGGCAATATGTTGCGGATTGCCTGCTTGGGCTTGGGCGATTGCGCCTGCATCTACCGACTGCGCCGCTGCCAATAAATCCAAGCCATGCGCCCGCTGCGGATAAGGCGTTTGAGCAAAAATGGCTTGGCAAACATTTAACATCTGCTTAAAACGTTGCGGACGACGCAGCGCATCGGCTTGTTTTAATACATCTAATAATGCTGTTGTCTGCTCAACTTGCCCCACTTGATGCAAACGCATGTGCAAGGCGCACACTTGTTCTGCCAATTGGGCGCAGTCTTTCGGTACGCGCCAACGCTGATTAACGGTATCTACCGCAGCCAATCCGTGTAACAGCGCGGCATAGCGTTCGGGCAAACTCAAACCCAAATCCGCTGCACGTTGTAAGGTCTGCAAAGCGTGTTCGCCGCAGTCGTTTTCGGGATAACAACTGCTGCGTTGCGCGACACCAAACAGCGCATCTACTTCGGGCAACAGCACGGACAATGCCCCACATTCGCGCAACACCGCCAACATACGGCGCGGATGGTTTTCCATCAGCCCTTTAGCCCATTCCTGCCAAACGCGTTCTGCCACCAGCGCATCGGCTTCGCCGTTTGCCACCATGTCGCGCATCAGCTGCATGGTTTCGGGGGCAACGGTAAAACCGTAACGCGCCGCAAACCGCGCTGTCCGCAAAATCCGCACGGGGTCTTCTACAAACGCTGCACCCACATGGCGCAAAATGCCTTGTCGCAAATCGTCTGCGCCGCCGAAAGGGTCTATCAGTCTGCCGTCTGCATCTTGTGCCATGGCGTTAATAGTCAAATCGCGGCGCGACAAATCCTGTTCCAGCGTAACGTGTTGTCCCGTATCAAAACTAAACCCCGCGTAACCGCGCCCGATTTTGCGTTCGGTACGCGCCAAGGCGTATTCTTCATGCGTGTGGGGATGCAGAAACACGGGAAAATCGCGCCCCACTGCGGTAAAACCACGTTGGCGCATGATGTCGGGGCTTGCGCCCACCACCACCCAATCGCGGTCGTGTACGGGCAGTCCCAGCAGCGCATCGCGCACCGCACCGCCCACCAGATAGGTTTGTAATGCTGTATCCATGCGCTGATTATAACCCGCCCTGCCCTTACTTCACATATAGCGAGAATCAATACCACCGTGCAAACACAATGCTATACTTTCGCGCTTTCAGCCAAACACACACACCATGACACATTCTATTCCCGATATACAAAGCACCCCCGACACCCGCAATATGCCCATCAACCGCGTAGGCATCAAAGATTTGCATTTTCCCGTGCGGATTGAATCGGCGCAGGGCATCGTCCACACCACCGCCAAACTGAAAATGGCGGTTTATCTGCCCGCTGAACAAAAAGGCACACACATGTCGCGCTTTGTGGCGCTGATGGAAGAACACGATGCCGCGCTTTCGCCTGTCGCGCTGCACAATCTTACCGAAAGCATGTTGGCGCGTTTGCACGCCCATTCGGGCAGTATTGAAGCCGCGTTTGCCTTTTTCCGCCAAAAAACCGCGCCCGTTTCGGGCATCAAATCCCTAATGGATTATCAGGTTACGCTGGCTTGCGACATCAACCAAGAGCAAACCCGCCACCGCTTGAGCGTACTCGTTCCCGTTACCAGCTTATGCCCCTGCTCTAAAGAAATTTCCCAATACGGCGCACACAACCAGCGTTCGCACGTTACCGTTTCTTTGGAAAGCGACGGCGCAGTGGCGGTGGAAGAAATCATCGATTTGGTGGAAAATCAGGCTTCCTGCCAGCTTTATGGTTTGTTAAAACGCCCCGATGAAAAATTCGTTACCGAACGCGCCTACGAAAACCCCAAATTTGTGGAAGACATGGTGCGCGATATTGCCTTGGCACTGCAAAACGATGCCCGCATCCGCCGTTTCAGCGTGGAAAGCGAAAACTTTGAATCGATTCACAATCATTCGGCATACGCGCTTATTGAATCTGCGCCTATGTAAAGATTACTTGCCATTGAACCATCGGGCAGCGATGCTGCTGGCGTTATTACTGTTAAACGCCTGCCGCAGCCTGCCCGATTTGTCTTTGCGCGAACCTTCCGTACACATTCCCGTCCGCAGTGCGCCGCAGCTGGAATCGCTGTTGCGCCTGCCCAAACGCGCCCCCGCACCACCCAATGCCTATCTTTATATTCTTGACCACCCCCACGATGCCTTTACTGCCCGCGCCGCACTGATTCAACACGCCCGCATTGCGCTGGACGTGCAATATTACATTTGGCGCAACGATATTTCGGGTAACTTATTGTTGCAATACCTGTATCAGGCAGCAGAACGCGGCGTGCGCGTGCGCCTGCTGCTGGACGACAACAACACCCACGGCAACGATGCCGTGCTTGCCGCATTGGACGCACACCCCAATATCCAAGTGCGCCTGTTTAACCCGTTTTTGTACCGAAAATGGCGTTTTATCGGCTATTTAAGCGACTTTCCCCGTTTAAACAGGCGCATGCACAACAAATCGCTCACCGCCGACAACCGCGCTGCCGTGATTGGCGGGCGCAATATCGGCGACGAATATTTTCACGGCTCGGACGAACAAGCGTTTGCCGATTTAGACGTATTGGCAGCGGGCGAGCTTGTCGGGCAGGTATCCACCGATTTTGACCGCTATTGGCAAAGCGATTCTGCCTATCCGCTGCATCTGATTGTGCGTACCGCGCCCGCCGCCGATTTCCCGCCAGCCACACCCACCGCCGCCCAACAACGCTATCTCGCCCAAA is drawn from Conchiformibius steedae and contains these coding sequences:
- the sdhC gene encoding succinate dehydrogenase, cytochrome b556 subunit; translation: MQTEKELRTKRPVFLDLQILTKSLPIPGIVSILHRVTGVALFVLLPVLLALLGGSLSSGDTFDDYKRWADNFLIKLILWGVLWALMHHLLAGVRFLLLDAHIGTDLQTARKTARMVLIGGAVSAFILGIFLW
- a CDS encoding amino acid aminotransferase codes for the protein MFFEHITAAAADPILGLGEAFKADPRSLKVNLGIGVYKDAQGQTPILASVKTAETRLLAQEADKNYLPIDGLAAYNTETQKLLFGENSPVLAAKRAKTAQSLGGTGALRIAAEFVKNQTSAKNVWISAPSWPNHNAIFAAAGVSIRDYRYYDKAANGLDWDGMIEDLAQAQAGDVVLLHGCCHNPTGIDPTPEQWQQLAKMSAEKGWLPLFDLAYQGFANGVDEDAYGLRVFAEHNPELLVASSYSKNFGLYSERVGAFTLVAADAETAERAFTQIKAIIRTLYSNPSAHGAATVALVLQDAELKAQWLAELAQMRDRIKTMRGQMVELLKECGANRDFSFIVQQNGMFSFSGLSPEQVDRLKEEFAIYAVRSGRINVAGITADNIRYLCESIAKVL
- the cca gene encoding multifunctional CCA tRNA nucleotidyl transferase/2'3'-cyclic phosphodiesterase/2'nucleotidase/phosphatase (catalyzes the addition and repair of the essential 3'-terminal CCA sequence in tRNAs without using a nucleic acid template; phosphohydrolase activities include hydrolysis of pyrophosphate, 5'-nucleoside tri- and diphosphates, NADP, and 2'-AMP with the production of Pi, metal-dependent phosphodiesterase activity for 2',3'-cAMP, 2',3'-cGMP, and 2',3'-cCMP, and hydrolysis 2',3'-cyclic substrates with the formation of 2'-nucleotides and 3'-nucleotides; these phosphohydrolase activities are probably involved in the repair of the tRNA 3'-CCA terminus degraded by intracellular RNases), with amino-acid sequence MDTALQTYLVGGAVRDALLGLPVHDRDWVVVGASPDIMRQRGFTAVGRDFPVFLHPHTHEEYALARTERKIGRGYAGFSFDTGQHVTLEQDLSRRDLTINAMAQDADGRLIDPFGGADDLRQGILRHVGAAFVEDPVRILRTARFAARYGFTVAPETMQLMRDMVANGEADALVAERVWQEWAKGLMENHPRRMLAVLRECGALSVLLPEVDALFGVAQRSSCYPENDCGEHALQTLQRAADLGLSLPERYAALLHGLAAVDTVNQRWRVPKDCAQLAEQVCALHMRLHQVGQVEQTTALLDVLKQADALRRPQRFKQMLNVCQAIFAQTPYPQRAHGLDLLAAAQSVDAGAIAQAQAGNPQHIAAAIDQARTAAMHPVQRAYQEKHHYD
- the folE2 gene encoding GTP cyclohydrolase FolE2, whose protein sequence is MTHSIPDIQSTPDTRNMPINRVGIKDLHFPVRIESAQGIVHTTAKLKMAVYLPAEQKGTHMSRFVALMEEHDAALSPVALHNLTESMLARLHAHSGSIEAAFAFFRQKTAPVSGIKSLMDYQVTLACDINQEQTRHRLSVLVPVTSLCPCSKEISQYGAHNQRSHVTVSLESDGAVAVEEIIDLVENQASCQLYGLLKRPDEKFVTERAYENPKFVEDMVRDIALALQNDARIRRFSVESENFESIHNHSAYALIESAPM
- a CDS encoding ATP-binding cassette domain-containing protein, which codes for MIEIRQLNLQRGDKVLLQQAELTLAPRRRVGLVGRNGTGKSSLFALIRGELAADSGEVSLPKHWRIAAVAQETPALDIRALDYVLQGDGELQTLLQGLAAAEQADDGLKMAEFHAKLEEADAYTAESRAAKLLSGLGFSQDEQQQPVKSFSGGWRMRLNLAQALMCRADLLLLDEPTNHLDLEAVLWLENYLVELPNTQIVISHDRDFLNAVTDYTVELSGQKLHGYGGNYDYYLQERAQRLAQQQSAYAKQQAHIKHLQSFIDRFKAKATKAAQAQSRIKALEKLEKIAPAHMDSQFYFSFSAPEHLPNPQLRLERADLGYAGKTVLHQVDLSLENGARYGLLGVNGSGKSTFIKALSGDLLPQNGSIIRADKLCIGYFAQHQLEQLRGDQSPVWHIRRLSPDAKEQDIRNFLGGFDFVGDMALAPIEPFSGGEKARLALALLVWQKPNLLLLDEPTNHLDLDMRHALTTALQGFEGALVLVSHDRSLLEAVTDRFLLVQDGRVTVFDGDLEDYRRYRLAQQQAENAQTAAPVANSNNRKAEKRREAEIRAERARVCKPIEREIARIEAQMAQAQTRLQAAENFLADENAYLPENKAALQQALAEAAQAKSELAQCEEDWLVQQESLEAAQAQFA
- the sdhD gene encoding succinate dehydrogenase, hydrophobic membrane anchor protein; translation: MVDRKLTGAHYGLRDWAMQRITAVVMLIYAVIFFFFLLGLLGADDYTEWKAFFDKTWVKVFTQTTFIALFLHAWVGMRDLWMDYIKPFGLRLLLQSATIVWLVGCTVYSFYVLWG